From one Pseudanabaena sp. FACHB-2040 genomic stretch:
- a CDS encoding peptidase domain-containing ABC transporter, protein MTQTPLPLQQTVASLPPFDRLPEAAVNQLLQTAQPYKYRIGQPILRREVLSQQVILLLEGHARLLGYDPRDQKPITLQRLGRGELLGVASLIRGNSCETVIASTEVLALTLPAYTFLQFLKDYPEFGRAICDRIHLIEAFDLVSQHSQDQAFDAGNLKAKAHIVCEEGTVVTLPYGKSSLNHLDPRLTWILSGGNVLNVLGGSAIALQSGQNTLDVLSPQGARLVGLSQEALSQTLQVAPTPSPISNGLRLDPAAIPYAPDELPEGTLKDSDPKGDTSRKYPFAKGRGEVDGALACFDMLSQFYKMPFRRDVIRRILVNQKDRTGQLSLPLCGSMAEMVGLRTQLVKVPTSAFKRLRTPALIRWQESFAVIYETSEKTFILGDPEVGLIRRTPASFEDAWDNGGEVLLLEATKETPKQRFGLQWFLPSLKQYRWVLAEVLIASFFVQLFGLVNPLMVQVIIDKVISQNSIDTLQVLGIFLVIVAIFEAILTSLRTYLFVDTTNRIDMALGSAIIDHLLRLPLRYFDKRPVGELSSRINELENIRQFLTGTALTVVLDAVFSVLYIVVMFIYSWVLTLVALSTIPLFVLLTVLVAPIVRQQLRVKAERNAETQSLLVESLSGIQTVKAQNIELKTRWKWQERYAQYVSAGFNTVLTSTTAGSASNFLNKISGLLVLWVGAYLVLQGELSLGQLIAFRIIAGYVTAPVLRLAQLWQNFQETALSLERLSDIIDHPQEADEADQNQIPMPEVRGNVRYENIAFRFAASGPLQLVNINLEFAHGQFVGVVGQSGSGKSTLMKLLPRLYEPDSGRILIDNYDISKVELYSLRRQIGIVPQDSLLFDGTIQENIALTNPDANAESIIEAATTACAHDFIMDLPLGYNTRVGERGSSLSGGQRQRIAIARTILQNPRLLILDEATSALDYDTEHQVSMNLKRWAQGRTVFLITHRLNTIQQADVILVMDQGSAVEQGTHAELMALQGRYYCLYQQQSSAL, encoded by the coding sequence CGAACTCCTAGGCGTTGCCAGCCTGATTCGAGGCAACTCCTGCGAGACGGTGATTGCTTCGACAGAAGTTTTGGCGCTGACGCTGCCAGCTTACACTTTCCTACAGTTTCTCAAGGACTATCCTGAGTTTGGGCGGGCAATCTGCGATCGCATTCACCTAATCGAAGCCTTTGACTTGGTCAGCCAGCACTCCCAAGACCAAGCCTTTGATGCTGGCAATCTTAAGGCCAAGGCCCATATTGTCTGTGAAGAGGGCACCGTAGTCACCCTGCCCTACGGCAAGAGCAGCCTCAATCACCTCGATCCGCGCCTCACCTGGATTCTCAGCGGCGGCAACGTGCTGAATGTGCTCGGCGGCAGTGCGATCGCACTCCAGTCCGGCCAGAATACCTTAGATGTTCTCAGCCCCCAGGGAGCCAGGCTGGTCGGCCTGAGCCAAGAAGCCCTGAGCCAGACATTGCAGGTTGCACCTACGCCCAGCCCAATAAGCAACGGCTTACGGCTAGATCCCGCAGCCATTCCCTATGCCCCCGACGAGTTGCCGGAAGGCACGCTCAAAGACAGCGATCCCAAAGGCGATACCAGCCGCAAATATCCCTTTGCTAAGGGGCGCGGTGAGGTAGATGGAGCCCTGGCCTGCTTCGACATGCTCAGCCAGTTCTACAAAATGCCCTTCCGGCGAGACGTGATTCGGCGCATTCTAGTCAACCAAAAGGACCGCACTGGGCAACTGTCTTTGCCCCTCTGCGGATCGATGGCTGAAATGGTGGGCCTGCGAACTCAGCTGGTCAAAGTTCCGACCAGCGCCTTCAAGCGCCTCAGAACGCCAGCTCTAATTCGCTGGCAAGAAAGCTTTGCGGTTATCTACGAAACCTCTGAGAAAACCTTTATCCTGGGCGATCCGGAAGTCGGCCTGATTCGCCGCACTCCGGCCAGCTTTGAAGATGCTTGGGACAACGGCGGCGAAGTGCTGCTGTTAGAGGCCACCAAAGAAACGCCCAAACAGCGCTTTGGCCTGCAGTGGTTTCTGCCCTCGCTAAAGCAGTACCGCTGGGTGCTGGCCGAGGTACTGATCGCCTCTTTCTTTGTGCAGCTCTTTGGCCTGGTCAATCCCCTAATGGTGCAGGTGATCATCGACAAGGTGATCTCTCAAAACAGCATCGACACGCTGCAGGTGCTGGGCATTTTCCTAGTAATTGTGGCGATCTTTGAAGCCATTCTTACCAGCCTACGAACGTACCTGTTTGTCGATACCACCAACCGGATCGACATGGCCCTAGGCTCTGCCATCATCGACCACCTGCTGCGGCTGCCCCTGCGCTACTTCGACAAGCGCCCGGTGGGCGAGCTCTCCAGCCGCATCAACGAGCTGGAAAACATTCGCCAGTTTCTCACCGGCACGGCCCTAACCGTGGTGCTAGATGCGGTTTTCTCCGTGCTCTACATCGTGGTTATGTTTATCTACAGCTGGGTGCTCACCCTGGTTGCCCTGTCCACCATTCCGCTGTTTGTGCTGCTGACTGTACTGGTTGCGCCGATTGTGCGCCAGCAGCTCCGTGTCAAAGCCGAGCGCAACGCCGAAACCCAGTCCCTGCTGGTGGAATCGCTCTCCGGCATTCAAACCGTTAAGGCCCAAAATATCGAGCTTAAGACCCGCTGGAAGTGGCAGGAGCGCTACGCCCAGTACGTCAGTGCCGGATTTAACACGGTGCTGACCTCTACCACGGCCGGGTCGGCTAGCAACTTCCTCAACAAGATCTCAGGGCTGCTAGTGCTGTGGGTGGGAGCGTATCTGGTGCTGCAGGGCGAGCTGAGCCTAGGCCAGCTAATTGCCTTCCGCATCATTGCTGGTTACGTGACTGCGCCCGTTTTGCGCTTAGCTCAGCTCTGGCAAAACTTCCAGGAGACGGCCCTGTCTCTGGAGCGCCTTAGCGACATTATCGACCACCCCCAAGAGGCCGACGAAGCCGACCAAAACCAGATTCCCATGCCAGAAGTTAGGGGGAACGTCAGATATGAAAATATCGCCTTCCGCTTCGCCGCCTCTGGGCCGCTGCAGCTGGTCAATATTAACCTGGAGTTTGCCCACGGCCAGTTTGTCGGGGTAGTGGGCCAGAGTGGTTCGGGTAAGAGTACTTTGATGAAGCTGCTGCCCCGGCTCTACGAACCCGACTCGGGCCGGATTTTGATCGACAACTACGACATCAGCAAGGTCGAGCTTTACTCCCTGCGCCGCCAGATCGGCATTGTGCCTCAGGACAGCCTACTGTTTGACGGCACCATTCAGGAAAACATTGCCCTGACCAACCCCGATGCTAATGCTGAGAGCATTATCGAAGCGGCCACCACTGCCTGTGCCCACGACTTCATTATGGATTTGCCTTTGGGCTACAACACCCGCGTTGGTGAACGAGGGTCGAGCCTATCGGGGGGTCAGCGGCAGCGGATTGCCATTGCCCGTACCATTCTGCAAAACCCTCGCCTGCTGATTCTAGACGAGGCTACCAGTGCCCTCGACTACGATACCGAGCACCAGGTTTCGATGAATCTGAAGCGATGGGCCCAGGGCCGTACAGTATTCCTGATTACTCACCGGCTCAACACAATTCAGCAGGCCGATGTCATTCTGGTGATGGACCAAGGTTCTGCCGTAGAGCAGGGCACCCACGCTGAACTGATGGCGCTCCAGGGCCGCTACTACTGTCTCTATCAGCAACAATCCAGTGCGCTTTGA